A stretch of Petrotoga mexicana DSM 14811 DNA encodes these proteins:
- a CDS encoding SIS domain-containing protein: MFTVEKEIKEQTKSIESTYIATKRFVEERGLPSFLFESDIVYFIGCGTSFYVAIFLSKYFTLKTGIESKALPGGEIHGAFEENIGRHYLKRAGVLISRSGDSTDTVLACRKFKENNLKTLGITLNKDSSLSEVSDETLILPINEEGIVMTKSFTSIILSFQMLVDINLNEDISKYAKVFGKIDEIIKVFENEITKINLIRFKHFVFLGLGMYEGLAREASLKLEEMSLSFTEAFSSYEYRHGPKSLADDKTLVCIFGEDEENNQTLEKELRDLGSTVINLGKLFKKTNIPSKNVAFLQILFAQILGLRIAKNKGINVDRPRNLDKVVKF; encoded by the coding sequence ATGTTCACTGTTGAAAAAGAAATAAAAGAACAGACAAAAAGTATAGAAAGTACATATATTGCGACAAAAAGGTTTGTTGAAGAAAGAGGATTACCAAGTTTCTTGTTCGAATCTGATATAGTCTATTTTATAGGTTGTGGAACTTCTTTCTACGTAGCCATTTTTTTGAGTAAATACTTCACTTTAAAAACTGGTATTGAATCAAAAGCTCTTCCAGGGGGAGAAATTCATGGTGCTTTTGAAGAAAATATTGGCAGACATTATTTAAAAAGAGCTGGAGTACTTATTTCTAGGTCCGGAGATTCCACGGACACTGTTTTAGCATGCAGAAAGTTCAAAGAGAATAATTTAAAAACTCTTGGGATTACACTGAATAAAGATAGTTCATTAAGCGAAGTTTCGGATGAAACCCTCATACTTCCAATTAATGAAGAAGGAATTGTCATGACTAAATCTTTTACCTCTATAATTCTCTCTTTTCAAATGTTAGTAGATATAAACCTTAATGAAGATATATCAAAATATGCAAAAGTTTTTGGTAAGATAGATGAAATAATAAAAGTTTTTGAGAACGAGATAACAAAAATTAATTTAATTAGATTTAAACATTTTGTTTTTTTAGGATTAGGGATGTATGAAGGACTGGCTCGAGAAGCTTCTCTCAAGCTAGAAGAAATGTCTTTAAGTTTTACAGAAGCTTTTTCATCTTACGAATACCGCCATGGGCCAAAATCATTGGCAGATGATAAAACCTTGGTTTGCATTTTTGGAGAAGATGAAGAAAATAATCAAACGCTTGAAAAAGAGCTTCGTGACCTTGGTTCTACCGTTATAAATTTAGGAAAATTATTTAAAAAAACGAACATTCCTTCTAAAAATGTTGCGTTCTTGCAGATTCTATTTGCTCAAATTTTAGGTTTGAGAATAGCTAAAAATAAGGGTATAAATGTAGATAGACCCAGGAACTTAGATAAAGTAGTGAAATTTTAA
- a CDS encoding extracellular solute-binding protein: MKKGLVFVVLSVMLLLAIFAFSDETLRVLVPIGGGYTIEDQEAIAKEFERDNPGVNVEMEYVGWDELWNKIVTSVGVGAAPDVMYIGSRWIPALAEMGAIEPIDDLVTQEKYDMYWETVWDTVRYNEHIYAIVRAMSTKVFIYNKDLFKKHNLEVPKNWDELLHAAKTIHDPKNGVYGVAMAGQKFISTVTQFQHYLYANGGRILDEEGNVVINDSKAIRALDFYKELSSYAQPAIIEWRREDLIKLFETGKVGFYLDHVHNALAAMEKGVDVGLLKFPGGPDADLPYSTVIVTDSMAISAQSKNKELAAKFINYMTTLEKQAEWDLTLGFVPPMKREAELPEFQTWYWKPYIEVIQYGYPEAVGIKDWEAVQQVIVDAIHSVLLDVSEPKQALDNAARIISILQQ; this comes from the coding sequence ATGAAAAAAGGGTTAGTTTTTGTAGTATTATCAGTGATGCTCTTATTAGCTATATTTGCTTTTTCGGATGAAACTCTAAGAGTACTAGTCCCTATAGGTGGAGGTTATACCATAGAAGACCAAGAAGCCATTGCCAAGGAATTCGAACGAGATAATCCAGGAGTAAATGTGGAAATGGAATATGTAGGATGGGATGAATTATGGAATAAAATTGTTACCTCAGTTGGTGTAGGCGCGGCGCCTGATGTTATGTATATTGGAAGCAGATGGATTCCAGCTCTTGCAGAAATGGGTGCTATTGAACCCATAGATGATTTAGTTACACAGGAAAAATACGATATGTATTGGGAAACTGTTTGGGATACTGTACGTTACAACGAACATATTTATGCAATAGTAAGAGCTATGTCTACTAAAGTTTTCATATATAACAAAGATCTCTTTAAAAAACATAATTTAGAAGTACCTAAAAATTGGGATGAATTGCTACACGCAGCCAAAACAATTCATGACCCCAAGAACGGTGTTTACGGCGTTGCTATGGCTGGACAAAAGTTTATTTCTACAGTTACTCAGTTCCAACATTATCTTTATGCAAATGGTGGAAGAATTCTTGACGAAGAAGGTAATGTTGTTATAAATGACTCTAAAGCCATCCGTGCTTTAGATTTCTATAAGGAACTTTCTTCTTATGCTCAACCAGCTATTATTGAATGGAGGCGTGAGGATTTAATTAAGCTTTTTGAAACTGGAAAAGTTGGTTTTTACTTAGACCATGTCCACAATGCTTTAGCAGCAATGGAAAAAGGCGTAGATGTAGGCTTGCTCAAATTCCCCGGTGGCCCAGATGCCGATCTTCCTTACTCGACAGTAATAGTTACTGATTCAATGGCTATAAGTGCTCAATCAAAAAATAAAGAACTAGCCGCAAAATTTATAAATTACATGACCACTCTGGAAAAACAAGCAGAATGGGACCTAACTCTAGGCTTCGTACCTCCTATGAAAAGAGAAGCTGAATTGCCAGAGTTTCAAACATGGTATTGGAAACCTTATATTGAAGTTATCCAATATGGTTACCCAGAAGCTGTTGGAATAAAAGATTGGGAAGCTGTTCAACAAGTTATAGTAGACGCAATCCATAGCGTTTTATTAGATGTTTCTGAACCAAAGCAAGCATTAGATAATGCTGCCAGAATAATATCCATATTGCAACAATGA
- a CDS encoding carbohydrate ABC transporter permease: MLSKKKSTPIYFLLPLIIAAAIFIIYPLYKVVELSFYDANFLNPNNRTFVGLENYKWLFNFKLFNPNISYFLSAFLRSLLWVGGSLLLKLVLGIFGAMIFNSDRLYGKKVYRSLAIIPWAIPWAMAAMMWAWTLNSQFGIVNSILLRLNIINSPISFLSTPTLAFITTFVVDAWVGLPFMIIMILSGLQSIPESYYEAAKIDGAGDFRIFFKITLPLLKPVILTVSLLSLVWTFNSFDIIWILTKGGPLSATETLPVAIYNISFLFQKFGGIGKASAMTIFQVGFVTIISLFYIKTLERGEF, encoded by the coding sequence ATGCTTTCGAAGAAAAAAAGTACTCCAATATACTTTTTGCTTCCTTTAATAATCGCAGCAGCGATTTTTATAATTTATCCATTATATAAAGTAGTTGAACTCTCCTTTTACGATGCAAATTTCTTAAACCCTAACAATAGAACATTTGTTGGGTTAGAAAATTATAAATGGCTTTTTAATTTTAAACTTTTCAATCCAAATATTTCTTATTTTTTATCAGCTTTCTTGAGAAGTTTGTTGTGGGTTGGAGGTTCTCTTCTATTAAAGCTAGTGTTAGGAATTTTCGGTGCTATGATTTTTAACAGTGATCGATTATATGGAAAAAAGGTTTATCGAAGTTTAGCCATTATTCCGTGGGCAATCCCCTGGGCAATGGCTGCAATGATGTGGGCTTGGACTTTAAATAGTCAATTTGGTATAGTAAATTCTATTTTATTAAGGCTAAATATTATTAATTCTCCCATTTCATTCTTGTCTACTCCGACACTAGCTTTTATAACAACTTTCGTAGTAGATGCATGGGTAGGATTACCTTTTATGATAATTATGATTCTTTCTGGTTTACAATCAATCCCCGAAAGTTATTATGAGGCAGCTAAGATAGATGGAGCAGGAGATTTCAGAATTTTTTTTAAAATAACTTTACCTTTACTAAAACCTGTCATCTTAACAGTTTCGCTCCTCTCGTTAGTATGGACATTTAATTCTTTTGATATTATTTGGATTTTAACTAAGGGAGGACCTTTAAGTGCTACCGAAACACTACCAGTTGCTATTTATAATATTTCCTTTCTTTTCCAAAAATTTGGAGGAATTGGAAAAGCTTCTGCAATGACAATTTTTCAAGTAGGATTTGTTACAATAATTTCTTTATTTTATATTAAGACACTTGAAAGAGGTGAATTCTAA